In the Terriglobales bacterium genome, one interval contains:
- a CDS encoding tetratricopeptide repeat protein, translated as MRRGAGLLFLLSIVFLTTGCERMVRWQMARAERFEAQARPAAALTVYDTLLPLVQAKQAGMRSRIEYQRGESLWQMQRASDAFIAYQRALDLDGGNDSARQRLAELYLAAGSPEKALEMGSEIARRNPDNADALAMIGAALATLGRGGPAVIALSRALEIDPRRTQASLLLAELYNQLDRVDQARAVLYRSAAAAPGSAQPLLGLARLDEQEGNVESAERNYRDAARASDTPETNLRLAQFLERSGRVEEAVALLRKVDAMQPAQPTALADFQLGAGRPDEASLRYGQLLLRGEAAPAGARHCDRGDESPAAAAARQARNAVITRLVEADIAAAAAQMSVATGPRERSALLARARADLENHRSELDAATIGTLQAEIGLAEGNLSEALLRASSAVTLSPESAAAHFVLGEARRRSGDVSSAREEWQAALESDAGYLPAHVALAETALETGNPADAERDAVAAVRQEPGDLRALVVYARVLLSQGRLDAAESVARRGVQVDAKAYEPHLVLGQIALERRKMSGALLEFQRALVLAPQSAETMEALTRFYRTGNLPRPLLLRMEQVADTPPQSATLLEVTGRLFAVGGWHADAERCLRRSLAVEPARGTAARALVETYAARGELEAAAEVASRTSLEAAALVAGLRAQERREYDAAARAYEFALRRGEPSGVAANNLAWIYARQGSNLERALALARNARELAPSSPEVADTLGVVHMARREYSESVAALESAARLLPHAAAAERARVEADVREHLAEAYRAAGRPQDAARVAR; from the coding sequence ATGCGGCGCGGGGCGGGGCTTCTCTTTCTTCTCTCCATCGTTTTCCTCACAACCGGTTGCGAACGGATGGTGCGCTGGCAGATGGCGCGGGCGGAACGCTTCGAGGCGCAGGCGCGTCCGGCGGCGGCGCTGACGGTGTACGACACGCTGTTGCCGCTGGTGCAGGCCAAGCAGGCTGGGATGCGTTCGCGGATCGAATATCAGCGGGGCGAGAGTTTGTGGCAGATGCAGCGGGCGAGCGACGCGTTCATCGCGTATCAGCGGGCGCTCGACCTGGACGGCGGCAACGATAGCGCGCGGCAGCGGCTGGCCGAACTTTACCTGGCGGCGGGCTCGCCGGAAAAGGCGCTGGAGATGGGCAGCGAGATCGCGCGCAGGAATCCCGATAACGCGGATGCGCTGGCAATGATCGGTGCAGCGCTGGCGACCTTGGGACGCGGCGGGCCGGCGGTGATCGCGCTTTCGCGAGCGCTGGAGATTGATCCGCGGCGCACGCAGGCGTCGTTGTTGCTGGCCGAGCTTTACAACCAGCTCGATAGAGTGGACCAGGCGCGGGCCGTGCTTTATCGCAGCGCGGCGGCGGCGCCGGGCAGCGCGCAGCCACTGCTGGGGCTGGCGCGGCTGGACGAGCAGGAAGGAAACGTGGAATCGGCGGAGCGCAACTATCGCGATGCGGCGCGCGCTTCGGACACCCCGGAGACGAACCTGCGCCTGGCGCAGTTCCTGGAGCGCAGCGGCAGAGTGGAAGAGGCCGTGGCGCTGCTGCGCAAGGTGGACGCGATGCAACCGGCGCAGCCTACGGCACTGGCGGACTTCCAGCTGGGCGCGGGGCGTCCTGATGAGGCGAGCCTGCGCTACGGGCAGCTATTGTTGCGCGGCGAGGCGGCGCCGGCCGGTGCGAGACATTGCGATCGCGGCGACGAGAGCCCGGCGGCCGCGGCAGCACGGCAGGCGCGCAACGCCGTGATCACGCGATTGGTCGAGGCGGACATCGCGGCGGCGGCGGCGCAGATGTCGGTCGCGACCGGACCGCGGGAACGCAGCGCACTGCTGGCGCGAGCGCGCGCTGACCTGGAGAACCATCGCAGTGAACTGGATGCGGCGACGATCGGCACGTTGCAGGCGGAGATCGGGCTGGCGGAGGGCAACTTGAGCGAGGCGCTGCTGCGGGCGTCGAGCGCGGTCACGCTGTCGCCGGAGTCGGCGGCGGCGCACTTCGTGCTGGGCGAGGCGCGGCGCAGGTCGGGCGATGTGTCGAGTGCTCGCGAGGAGTGGCAGGCGGCGCTGGAGAGCGACGCGGGATATCTTCCGGCGCACGTGGCGCTGGCCGAGACGGCGCTGGAGACGGGCAATCCGGCGGATGCGGAGCGCGATGCTGTCGCGGCGGTGCGGCAGGAACCCGGCGACCTGCGGGCGCTGGTGGTGTACGCACGCGTCCTGTTGTCGCAAGGCAGGCTGGATGCGGCCGAAAGCGTGGCGCGGCGCGGCGTGCAGGTGGACGCGAAGGCGTACGAACCGCATCTGGTGCTGGGACAGATCGCGCTGGAGAGGCGAAAGATGAGCGGCGCGCTGCTGGAGTTTCAGCGCGCGCTGGTGCTGGCGCCGCAGTCGGCGGAGACGATGGAAGCGCTGACACGCTTCTACCGCACGGGCAATCTGCCGCGTCCGTTGCTGCTGCGAATGGAGCAAGTGGCCGACACGCCGCCGCAGTCGGCAACGCTGCTGGAGGTTACGGGGCGGCTCTTTGCGGTTGGCGGATGGCATGCGGACGCGGAGCGCTGCTTGCGCCGCTCGCTGGCGGTGGAGCCGGCGCGAGGGACGGCGGCGCGGGCGCTGGTGGAGACCTACGCGGCGCGCGGCGAGCTGGAAGCGGCGGCGGAGGTGGCGTCGCGCACCAGCCTGGAGGCGGCGGCGCTGGTGGCGGGACTGCGGGCGCAGGAGCGGCGCGAATACGACGCGGCGGCGCGCGCCTATGAGTTCGCGCTGCGGCGCGGCGAGCCGAGTGGCGTAGCGGCGAACAACCTGGCCTGGATCTATGCGCGGCAGGGATCGAACCTGGAGCGCGCGCTGGCGCTGGCGCGCAATGCGCGCGAGCTTGCGCCGAGCAGTCCCGAGGTGGCCGACACGCTGGGCGTGGTGCACATGGCGCGGCGCGAGTACAGCGAGAGCGTGGCGGCGCTGGAATCGGCCGCGCGGCTGTTGCCGCACGCGGCGGCAGCGGAGCGGGCGCGGGTGGAAGCTGATGTCCGCGAACATTTGGCCGAGGCGTATCGCGCGGCGGGAAGGCCGCAGGACGCCGCGCGGGTGGCGCGTTAA